TGTCCACGACGATGTTCTGCTTCTTCGCGTTGAGGATGGCCGCGAGCTTGTCGCGGACGTCCTCGCGCTTCGGCGTCTGGGCGCCCGTGTGGAGGATCCGGAACTGGACCTCCGTGCGCCCGATGAGCGCGTTCTCCTTCTTTCCGACGATTTCGATGTCCATTATGGGGCCTCCATGGCCTTCAGGAGCTCGCGGGCGCGGGCCCGCGAGGCTTCGTTGACGGTGACGACGACCACGCCCTCGTTGGGCTGGCCGTAGGCGACGCGCGCGCCCTCGGGCGCAAGCGCGAGCGCGGGGAGCACGGCGAGGTCCTCCTCGCCGTCGACGTGCACGAGCGTGCCCCGCGTCGCGGCGGCCGCGCGCGCGGGCGCATCCGGCGCGAGCGCGTCCGCGACCGCGTCCCAGAGCGCGCGCGTGATGGTCGCGGGCGGGTTCGCGACGCGCACGAGGCGCGCGTCCTTCGCAAGCGCGCCGACGTCGTCGACGGGACGCGTGCGGTGCGTCTTCCCGTCGACCACCATGAGCGCGGGGCGGAGCCCGCGCTCGAGGAAGGTCCGCGTGACGACGTCGCCCACGGCGACAAGAAGGTGGCCCTCGACCGCGGCGAGGGCGGCCTCGGTCGTGAGGACCGGGCCCATGGGTTTCGCGAGCGCGCTTCGAAGCGCAGGGGGGAGCAC
The Candidatus Thermoplasmatota archaeon DNA segment above includes these coding regions:
- a CDS encoding DUF359 domain-containing protein: MYVLPPALRSALAKPMGPVLTTEAALAAVEGHLLVAVGDVVTRTFLERGLRPALMVVDGKTHRTRPVDDVGALAKDARLVRVANPPATITRALWDAVADALAPDAPARAAAATRGTLVHVDGEEDLAVLPALALAPEGARVAYGQPNEGVVVVTVNEASRARARELLKAMEAP